In Diabrotica undecimpunctata isolate CICGRU chromosome 4, icDiaUnde3, whole genome shotgun sequence, a single genomic region encodes these proteins:
- the LOC140438649 gene encoding uncharacterized protein: MKRNKREISKEFLPSRLRSVNLTLYGFTKTKTLISRVPKKNRAVLLISPLHHTKEDDILTGLPEINAFYNNTKSGVDSVDEKCTKYSCCRRSRCWQMAIFVRIIDMSALTAYIIHQACANRTIYTRLEFLILAQQLYEPLLREREINQRLPRELRLLHSKHSKSAKNKSN; this comes from the coding sequence ATGAAAAGGAATAAGAGAGAAATTTCTAAAGAGTTCTTACCATCTAGATTAAGATCTGTAAACTTAACTTTATACGGATTTACAAAAACTAAAACTTTAATCTCTCGAGTGCCAAAGAAAAATAGGGCTGTGCTTTTAATATCCCCGCTGCATCACACGAAAGAAGACGATATCTTAACTGGGTTACCGGAAATAAATGCCttttataacaatacaaaatcaggCGTAGATTCAGTAGACGAAAAATGCACAAAATACTCGTGCTGTCGAAGAAGCAGGTGCTGGCAGATGGCCATATTTGTTAGAATAATCGATATGAGTGCACTAACTGCATATATTATTCACCAGGCCTGTGCCAACAGAACAATATATACAAGATTAGAGTTTCTGATTTTAGCACAGCAACTATATGAACCACTTCTTCGAGAACGAGAAATTAACCAACGTCTTCCAAGAGAACTAAGACTCTTGCATTCTAAGCATTCAAAAAGTGCTAAGAATAAATCCAACTAA